One part of the Elusimicrobiota bacterium genome encodes these proteins:
- a CDS encoding undecaprenyl-diphosphate phosphatase has translation MTFFESGLLGFLQGLTEFLPVSSSGHLVVFQKLLKVSEQIEFDIFLHFATLLAVLVFFRTDVTEVIKGIFRKSSGGRKVFVGILIGSIPTAIIGLVFKDFFEKQFSQPRTVSVMWLVSAFVIWLASKFSKSDVFDKSCDSTKITDFFIIGTVQGLAIMPGISRSGMTIAAALLLGFNRLWAFRYSMLLSIPAILGAGLLELKSIDININIFTGGFIAMFSGLLALYILAKTLTVRKFHIFSYYLLIVGILGLIFL, from the coding sequence ATGACATTTTTTGAATCAGGTTTACTCGGGTTCCTTCAGGGACTTACCGAATTTCTTCCTGTATCTTCCAGCGGACATCTTGTAGTATTCCAGAAACTGCTAAAGGTAAGCGAACAAATAGAATTTGATATATTTTTGCATTTTGCGACGCTTCTCGCAGTTCTGGTTTTTTTTAGAACCGATGTTACAGAAGTCATAAAAGGTATCTTTAGAAAAAGTTCAGGCGGTAGAAAAGTTTTTGTCGGAATTTTAATTGGCTCTATCCCAACTGCAATTATTGGTTTGGTATTCAAAGATTTTTTTGAGAAACAATTCTCACAGCCCAGAACTGTATCGGTAATGTGGCTTGTATCCGCTTTTGTTATTTGGCTGGCATCAAAATTTTCTAAATCGGATGTTTTTGATAAAAGTTGCGATTCAACTAAAATAACCGATTTTTTTATTATCGGAACAGTTCAAGGGCTGGCTATAATGCCCGGTATTTCACGCTCGGGAATGACAATCGCAGCAGCGCTTTTGCTTGGCTTCAACCGACTTTGGGCGTTCAGATATTCAATGCTTTTGTCAATCCCCGCAATTCTCGGCGCAGGACTACTTGAACTTAAAAGTATTGATATTAATATAAACATCTTTACAGGCGGATTCATCGCTATGTTTTCAGGCCTTTTAGCGCTTTATATATTAGCAAAAACTTTAACTGTCAGGAAATTCCATATTTTTTCATATTATCTCTTGATAGTTGGAATCCTGGGTTTGATATTTTTATGA
- a CDS encoding DNA translocase FtsK 4TM domain-containing protein, translating to MKRKDIIGLILIILSILFIWFLFFPQQSGVVGPFVKKYLLIIFGKASYIFPLVVIWLGIKLTFNKKLQFVYSKLVPDILIIWAICTILSFATGDKPTENFGGFIGKYSEIGIKKIIGDFGGLVVTIGIFVVSMLLTTGISFEDLVNFFAKLIKPRKKKKREGGERGEVLSEVEEKPQELPKVIVPKPPVIIEATEKKEVKQPPIKDVLIKPIPKDKKTGIPKLQIPATPAPKPAQYELPSYELLDEPEKVETQIAENNLRSCADKLIKTLADFDISAKIESINPGPVITRYDIELAPGTKVNSIENLSKDISLAMKAESIRVLAPIPGKSAVGIEIPNPNQAIVGLKDVITSQKFRNSKSLLTFALGKTTAGEPFVDDLSPMPHILIAGATGSGKSVCLNSIVMSLLFKAKPDELKLLLIDPKRLELPVYDGIPHIYEPGKKADKASVITDAKEAAKSLGLLVKVMDFRYKEFAKKTVRDIDGYNKRIEKEGVGKKTYYIVVVIDELADLMLVASREVEENIQRLAQMGRAVGIHLVLATQRPSVDVITGVIKANLPARIAFQVLSQTDSRVILDIKGAEDLLGRGDMLYLPVASPKPTRLQGCFVSLKEVERVVKFVKKQTKPDYEDIFEVIEASEKKEMSDESMNDLLRALKFILERKRVSYELLKEGANFGNKAADILSRLEVGGFIRKPEGAKSWEILTDKIEEFFSKEGKL from the coding sequence ATGAAACGAAAAGATATTATCGGATTGATATTGATAATTTTGAGTATACTTTTTATCTGGTTTCTGTTTTTTCCACAGCAATCCGGAGTTGTAGGCCCGTTTGTAAAAAAATATCTGCTTATCATTTTCGGGAAAGCATCTTATATTTTTCCGCTGGTTGTTATATGGCTTGGAATAAAATTGACATTTAACAAAAAACTCCAATTCGTATATTCTAAACTCGTGCCTGATATTCTAATAATCTGGGCAATATGCACGATTCTTTCGTTTGCAACTGGCGATAAGCCAACTGAAAACTTTGGCGGATTTATCGGAAAATATTCGGAAATCGGTATAAAAAAAATCATCGGCGATTTTGGTGGATTGGTGGTCACAATAGGGATTTTTGTTGTATCAATGCTTCTTACAACTGGTATTTCATTTGAGGATTTGGTTAACTTTTTTGCTAAACTTATCAAGCCAAGAAAAAAGAAAAAAAGGGAGGGAGGGGAAAGAGGGGAAGTATTATCAGAAGTTGAAGAAAAACCGCAGGAATTACCCAAAGTCATTGTTCCTAAACCACCAGTAATAATAGAAGCGACGGAAAAAAAAGAGGTAAAACAACCCCCGATAAAAGATGTTCTGATAAAACCGATACCAAAAGATAAAAAAACTGGAATCCCGAAATTACAAATACCTGCAACTCCCGCACCTAAACCAGCCCAGTATGAACTGCCATCATATGAACTTTTAGACGAGCCGGAAAAAGTTGAAACCCAGATTGCAGAAAACAACCTGCGAAGTTGTGCTGATAAACTTATAAAAACACTTGCTGATTTTGATATCTCGGCAAAAATTGAATCCATAAACCCGGGTCCTGTAATCACAAGATACGATATTGAACTTGCACCCGGGACAAAAGTCAACTCAATAGAAAATCTTTCTAAAGATATTTCGCTCGCAATGAAAGCAGAATCAATACGGGTTTTGGCGCCTATACCTGGAAAATCTGCCGTCGGTATAGAAATCCCGAATCCTAATCAAGCAATTGTCGGATTGAAAGATGTTATTACTTCTCAAAAATTTAGGAATTCAAAATCACTTCTAACATTTGCACTTGGTAAAACAACTGCAGGCGAGCCGTTCGTAGATGACCTATCGCCAATGCCACATATTTTAATCGCAGGTGCAACCGGCAGTGGGAAATCGGTTTGCCTTAATTCAATTGTAATGTCGTTACTGTTCAAAGCAAAACCTGACGAACTAAAACTTTTGCTGATTGACCCGAAACGGCTTGAACTGCCCGTCTATGATGGTATCCCGCATATTTATGAGCCCGGTAAAAAAGCGGATAAAGCATCCGTAATTACCGACGCAAAAGAAGCAGCAAAATCGCTTGGACTATTAGTAAAAGTGATGGATTTCAGATACAAAGAGTTTGCTAAAAAAACAGTACGGGATATTGACGGCTATAACAAACGAATTGAAAAAGAAGGTGTCGGGAAGAAAACATATTATATCGTCGTTGTGATTGATGAACTGGCTGATTTAATGCTTGTAGCATCACGCGAGGTTGAAGAGAATATTCAGCGACTTGCACAGATGGGTCGGGCTGTTGGGATTCATCTGGTGCTTGCAACACAGCGACCGTCAGTAGATGTTATCACCGGCGTAATCAAGGCAAATCTGCCTGCTCGGATTGCATTCCAGGTGCTTTCACAAACCGATTCTCGCGTGATACTTGATATCAAAGGTGCTGAGGATTTACTCGGACGCGGTGATATGCTTTACCTACCTGTAGCCAGTCCAAAACCTACCCGACTACAGGGTTGTTTTGTCTCTCTGAAAGAAGTAGAAAGAGTTGTAAAATTTGTCAAAAAACAAACGAAACCGGATTACGAGGATATTTTTGAAGTAATAGAAGCGTCTGAAAAAAAAGAAATGTCCGACGAATCTATGAATGATTTATTACGGGCATTAAAATTTATTCTGGAAAGAAAACGGGTCTCATATGAGTTACTAAAAGAAGGTGCAAATTTTGGTAATAAAGCCGCAGATATTTTAAGCCGTTTAGAAGTTGGTGGCTTCATAAGAAAACCGGAAGGTGCAAAAAGTTGGGAAATTCTTACCGACAAAATAGAAGAATTTTTCAGCAAAGAAGGCAAGTTATGA
- a CDS encoding outer membrane lipoprotein carrier protein LolA: MKNAEQTQNKVQNNHRTWQLVLLITVLPYYFISCLYSAMFDEILKKMDEADSKIADVSFSFIQEILVTITQEKSAITGTAVFKKPDMFKIEHSKPEKQVVISDGKKVFFYQKEFNQVIIDDWESLSETGNFPKGIFNFSSTITGLTKNYNISLLDDEEKYYVLVLELKEKQLQNTKIQLWISKETYLCEKTEIKTDTVVSTVTISDVKINKNIKDSIFKFKIPKGTQIITFPF; this comes from the coding sequence ATGAAAAACGCGGAACAAACACAGAACAAAGTGCAAAACAACCACAGAACTTGGCAATTGGTTTTACTTATTACCGTATTACCTTATTACTTTATTTCCTGTCTTTACTCTGCTATGTTTGACGAAATACTAAAAAAAATGGATGAAGCGGACTCAAAAATTGCTGATGTTTCGTTTTCGTTCATACAAGAAATTCTGGTAACAATAACTCAGGAGAAATCAGCCATTACAGGCACAGCAGTATTTAAGAAACCGGATATGTTCAAAATTGAGCACTCAAAACCGGAAAAACAAGTTGTAATATCCGACGGCAAAAAAGTATTTTTTTACCAGAAAGAATTTAATCAGGTTATAATTGATGATTGGGAATCGTTATCTGAGACTGGCAACTTTCCCAAAGGTATCTTTAATTTCTCGTCAACTATAACAGGGCTTACAAAAAATTATAACATTTCACTTTTGGATGACGAAGAGAAGTATTATGTACTTGTTCTGGAACTCAAAGAAAAACAATTGCAAAACACAAAAATCCAACTCTGGATTTCTAAAGAAACATATCTATGCGAAAAAACGGAAATCAAGACGGATACGGTTGTATCAACTGTAACAATATCTGATGTTAAAATAAATAAAAATATCAAAGATTCTATTTTCAAATTCAAAATTCCTAAAGGAACACAAATAATCACATTTCCATTCTGA
- a CDS encoding RodZ domain-containing protein, whose protein sequence is MDIGAKLREKRQDLGLSVEDISAKTLISIKYLQALEENRFSDIPTEVMITGFLRNYSSILELKPDELVAEYKKSNTKKIPVPITTIKIKDAPSRKIFKIKIVPAVITICSIMLMFGIIKIISVFIKSPKTEVTAQQPVKKNLLEIQTTENVWIRIKEGENPIFEGILPPNTVKTFESTEQFSLRIGNLSGLTVSLNGMPVELPKGKLVGEIKLP, encoded by the coding sequence ATGGATATAGGCGCTAAACTCCGAGAGAAACGACAGGATTTGGGTTTATCTGTTGAAGATATATCTGCAAAGACATTGATTAGTATAAAATATCTTCAGGCACTTGAAGAAAATAGATTTTCTGATATCCCAACAGAAGTTATGATAACTGGTTTTTTAAGAAATTATTCCAGTATTTTAGAGCTTAAACCTGACGAACTTGTTGCTGAATATAAAAAATCTAATACTAAAAAAATACCAGTACCAATCACAACTATAAAGATAAAAGATGCACCTTCCCGTAAAATTTTTAAGATAAAAATTGTGCCTGCTGTAATTACGATATGTTCAATTATGCTGATGTTTGGTATTATCAAAATTATTTCGGTGTTTATAAAGTCACCAAAAACCGAAGTAACAGCACAACAGCCAGTCAAAAAAAATCTGCTGGAAATCCAGACTACTGAAAATGTATGGATTAGAATAAAAGAAGGCGAAAATCCAATTTTTGAAGGGATATTGCCACCGAATACAGTAAAAACTTTTGAGTCAACCGAACAATTTAGTCTCCGAATAGGGAATTTGTCTGGATTGACTGTATCACTAAATGGAATGCCTGTAGAACTTCCAAAAGGCAAACTTGTCGGCGAGATAAAACTACCATGA
- the pgsA gene encoding CDP-diacylglycerol--glycerol-3-phosphate 3-phosphatidyltransferase — MNIANRITFVRISLVPVFILFMMSESFYARLISLIIFIVASITDTVDGYLARKYKTVTDFGKFMDPLADKLLVLAAFISFVEIKDLSIPPWMVIAIISREFIITGLRLLAATKNIVISAALPGKFKTTSQMITIIVILVIICINSLLKDFFHIDPHTIPILKLMPFVLMFITTILTLISGLSYIFKYKYLFSEK; from the coding sequence ATGAATATCGCAAACAGAATTACATTTGTAAGAATTTCACTTGTGCCTGTCTTTATCTTATTTATGATGAGTGAAAGTTTTTATGCACGGTTGATTTCACTAATAATTTTTATAGTTGCTTCAATTACTGATACAGTTGATGGATACCTTGCAAGAAAATACAAAACAGTAACCGATTTTGGCAAATTTATGGACCCACTTGCTGATAAATTACTTGTTTTAGCCGCTTTCATCTCGTTTGTAGAAATCAAGGACTTATCAATCCCGCCATGGATGGTAATTGCAATAATTTCAAGAGAGTTTATAATAACCGGTTTGCGTTTACTTGCTGCAACAAAAAATATAGTTATCTCGGCTGCACTCCCAGGTAAGTTCAAAACAACTTCGCAAATGATAACAATTATTGTAATTCTGGTTATTATATGTATCAATTCGTTGTTAAAGGATTTCTTCCACATAGACCCACATACAATTCCTATTCTTAAACTTATGCCTTTTGTACTGATGTTTATCACAACTATACTCACACTGATTTCAGGATTAAGTTATATCTTTAAGTATAAATATCTTTTTTCTGAAAAATAA
- a CDS encoding phosphatidylglycerophosphatase A, which yields MNFLIKFLATGFFTGYIPKAPGTFATLFASAIWWYAKPSKIFYFVSFFIVIIAFLVCGKAEKIFNIKDDQRIVIDEMVGYFFAVAILPKTILTLISGIILFRFFDIRKPFFIKSFQKYPGSFGILADDITCGIITNIILQLFYEINKTYSWLS from the coding sequence ATGAACTTTTTAATAAAATTTTTGGCAACTGGTTTTTTTACTGGATACATTCCAAAAGCGCCGGGAACTTTTGCAACACTCTTTGCATCCGCAATTTGGTGGTATGCAAAGCCATCAAAAATTTTTTATTTTGTCAGTTTTTTTATAGTCATAATAGCATTTTTAGTATGTGGTAAAGCGGAAAAAATATTCAACATAAAAGATGACCAAAGAATAGTTATTGATGAAATGGTTGGTTATTTTTTTGCGGTTGCGATTTTGCCAAAAACAATTTTAACTCTAATTTCAGGCATAATTCTGTTCAGGTTTTTTGATATAAGAAAACCATTTTTTATAAAATCTTTCCAGAAATATCCTGGTAGTTTTGGAATACTTGCCGATGATATTACTTGCGGTATTATTACAAATATAATCTTGCAACTTTTTTATGAAATTAATAAAACTTATAGTTGGTTGTCTTGA
- a CDS encoding MBL fold metallo-hydrolase — MKLIKLIVGCLETNCYIVFDDKTRDAVIIDPGDEAEKILAVIEKTKLNPLKIINTHSHPDHTGANEKTKEKLRIETFYPEKEGETKKIGTLKLKFFFTPGHTQDSICILIENHLFSGDTIFASSIGRTDLGGGNLEQLLNSIKTKILVLPKATQIHPGHGLDTTVDNELKFNPFLQ, encoded by the coding sequence ATGAAATTAATAAAACTTATAGTTGGTTGTCTTGAAACAAACTGTTATATTGTTTTTGACGACAAAACAAGAGATGCTGTAATTATTGACCCAGGCGATGAAGCAGAAAAAATTTTAGCAGTAATTGAGAAAACAAAATTAAACCCATTGAAAATAATAAATACGCATAGCCACCCAGACCATACAGGCGCTAACGAAAAGACTAAAGAAAAACTAAGAATAGAAACCTTTTATCCTGAAAAAGAAGGTGAAACAAAAAAAATTGGGACACTTAAATTAAAATTCTTTTTTACACCCGGACATACACAGGACAGTATCTGTATTCTTATTGAGAATCATCTGTTTTCGGGTGATACGATTTTTGCTTCGTCAATCGGACGAACCGATTTAGGTGGTGGAAATTTAGAACAACTTTTAAACTCAATTAAAACCAAAATTCTGGTACTGCCAAAAGCGACGCAGATTCATCCAGGACATGGGCTTGATACTACAGTGGACAACGAACTAAAATTTAATCCATTTTTGCAGTAA
- the xerD gene encoding site-specific tyrosine recombinase XerD encodes MNPPRLLNDFLSYLSVEKGLAKNTILAYKRDIENYFAYLEKHFLSILTVTEEEIMDYLWEQKLSKKSTSTIFREQEAIKGFYKFLFTEEHIKQNPAAQLKSPKLEKYLPDTLTIEETEKLVEAPNLTKIKGIRDKAILETLYATGMRVSELTELKTSDVNLDVGFVKCLGKGSKERIVPVGSKAVMALKNYLAIRQKTGGDFLFLNPSGKKISRIAVWKIIKKYAQKVGIIKKISPHILRHSFASHILERGADLRTIQEMLGHSSISTTQIYTHIDKKFLKQQHKKYHPRG; translated from the coding sequence ATGAACCCCCCAAGGCTTCTTAATGATTTTTTATCGTATCTGTCAGTTGAAAAAGGACTTGCTAAAAATACAATACTTGCCTATAAACGGGATATTGAGAATTATTTTGCGTATCTTGAAAAACATTTCTTATCAATTTTAACTGTTACAGAAGAAGAAATAATGGATTATCTATGGGAACAGAAACTTTCTAAAAAATCAACATCAACAATTTTTCGTGAACAGGAAGCAATCAAAGGTTTTTATAAATTTTTGTTTACCGAAGAACACATTAAACAAAATCCTGCCGCACAGTTAAAATCGCCAAAATTAGAAAAATATCTGCCAGATACTTTAACAATTGAAGAAACAGAAAAATTAGTTGAAGCACCGAATTTAACAAAAATAAAAGGAATCCGCGATAAAGCAATTTTAGAAACATTGTATGCAACAGGAATGCGTGTGTCGGAACTGACCGAACTGAAAACGTCGGATGTAAATCTGGATGTCGGATTTGTAAAATGCCTCGGCAAGGGTTCAAAAGAACGAATTGTGCCTGTTGGTTCTAAAGCAGTTATGGCATTAAAAAATTATCTTGCAATCCGGCAAAAAACCGGTGGCGATTTCCTTTTTCTGAATCCATCCGGAAAAAAAATCTCAAGAATCGCTGTTTGGAAAATAATAAAAAAATATGCACAAAAAGTTGGTATCATAAAAAAAATTTCACCACATATATTAAGACATTCTTTTGCTTCACATATTTTAGAAAGAGGCGCTGATCTGCGAACAATACAGGAAATGCTTGGTCATTCATCAATTTCAACAACACAGATTTATACACATATTGATAAAAAGTTCCTGAAACAGCAACATAAAAAATATCATCCCAGAGGATAA